A window of the Oncorhynchus mykiss isolate Arlee unplaced genomic scaffold, USDA_OmykA_1.1 un_scaffold_119, whole genome shotgun sequence genome harbors these coding sequences:
- the LOC118936241 gene encoding hematopoietically-expressed homeobox protein hhex-like, which produces MQYQHSAPSAMGVPLYAPTPIQPVHPTPFYIEDILGRNETLTQSSAVVSTPNLPSPNSSFTSLVSPYRTPIYEPTPIHPAFSHHAALTATYASGAFANSLYPFHRSMGDYTLIRHDPLGKQLLWSPFIQRPLHKRKGGQVRFSNDQTIELEKKFETQKYLSPPERKRLAKMLQLSERQVKTWFQNRRAKWRRLKQENPTGSKTDLEDDSTGRNCEEGPESGVSLSPGRDQRCRATEMTHTHSRLQCSTSPLSQGQIESDISDDTDQELDIEDDMEFPLNPPI; this is translated from the exons ATGCAGTACCAACACAGTGCGCCTTCAGCCATGGGTGTTCCTCTTTACGCGCCGACCCCTATCCAGCCCGTCCACCCAACTCCTTTCTACATCGAAGACATCCTGGGGAGAAATGAGACCCTGACCCAGTCTTCAGCGGTGGTCTCCACGCCAAATCTACCGTCACCGAATTCATCCTTCACCAGTTTGGTCTCTCCGTACCGGACCCCCATCTATGAACCGACACCGATCCACCCTGCGTTCTCTCACCACGCTGCGCTCACCGCCACGTATGCCTCCGGGGCTTTCGCTAATTCACTGTATCCATTCCACCGGTCTATGGGGGACTATACTCTGATCAGGCACGACCCGCTTG GTAAACAACTTCTATGGAGCCCGTTCATTCAGCGTCCACTGCACAAGAGAAAAGGTGGACAAGTCCGATTCTCCAACGACCAGACAATAGAGCTGGAAAAGAAGTTTGAGACACAGAAATACCTTTCACCCCCCGAACGAAAACGACTGGCTAAAATGTTGCAACTGAGTGAACGACAG GTGAAGACGTGGTTCCAAAATCGAAGAGCCAAGTGGAGGCGACTGAAGCAG GAGAACCCTACCGGCAGTAAGACAGATCTGGAGGACGATAGCACCGGGAGAAACTGCGAGGAGGGACCGGAGTCCGGTGTGAGCCTCAGTCCGGGCCGGGACCAGAGATGTAGGGCTACAGAGATGACGCACACTCACAGTCGGTTGCAGTGTTCCACGTCGCCTCTATCACAAGGACAAATAGAGTCAGACATTTCAGACGATACAGACCAAGAACTGGACATAGAGGATGACATG